A DNA window from Betta splendens chromosome 6, fBetSpl5.4, whole genome shotgun sequence contains the following coding sequences:
- the cstpp1 gene encoding centriolar satellite-associated tubulin polyglutamylase complex regulator 1 isoform X2 — protein sequence MNRLSSSVPVDEYLADSSVLVYLSDAVTQLLEHKEEYTQFGVVRYFAEYFSSVKNSNHVLFREYSYIRATLHNRASFIRVFWRCYRQIGKSGDMLSMLEYRSLLQLLCPDFPVEVVQSAARIVLMDDAIDCLMSFPDFLYAFQLQFYYQEFLDSVLAIYQDLLAGKSPNTVIVPTSTSIELLHSVTAEENEKAGQQQDGVESSTLAECVEALCDRFKHCHPSRSCMKEVFNQTEKVCYFSFLMSLAKHETINETIGALPSKAELLIDQEMDQELDKL from the exons ATGAACCGTCTAAGTTCCTCCGTGCCCGTGGACGAGTACCTCG CGGACAGCAGCGTGTTAGTGTACCTCAGCGACGCGGTGACCCAGCTGCTCGAGCACAAGGAGGAGTACACGCAGTTCGGGGTGGTCCGCTACTTCGCTGAATA tttcaGCAGTGTAAAAAACAGCAACCACGTCCTTTTCAGGGAGTACAGTTACATCAGAGCCACTCTTCACAACAGAGCCTCCTTCATCAGAGTCTTCTGGAGGTGCTACAGGCAGATCGGCAAGAGCGGAG ACATGCTGTCAATGCTGGAGTACAGGTCTCTGCTCCAGTTACTGTGCCCAGACTTCCCAGTGGAGGTGGTTCAGAGTGCAGCCAG AATTGTCCTGATGGATGATGCCATAGATTGTCTCATGTCTTTCCCTGACTTCCTTTATGCCTTCCAGCTTCAGTTCTACTACCAAG AGTTCCTGGACAGTGTGCTGGCAATCTATCAGGATCTGTTAGCTGGGAAGAGTCCTAATACGGTTATTGTCCCCACTTCCACATCAATCGAGCTGCTCCATTCTGTGACGGCCGAAGAGAACGAGAAGGcggggcagcagcaggatggGGTGGAGTCGTCCACCCTGGCTGAGTGTGTGGAGGCCCTGTGTGACAGGTTTAAACACTG TCATCCATCCAGATCCTGTATGAAAGAAGTCTTCAATCAGACTGAGAAAGTCTGTTATTTCAGCTTTCTGATGAGTCTAGCCAAACATGAGACCATCAATGAAACTATTG GAGCATTACCCAGCAAGGCTGAGTTACTCATTGATCAAGAAATGGACCAGGAACTGGACAAACTGTga
- the cstpp1 gene encoding centriolar satellite-associated tubulin polyglutamylase complex regulator 1 isoform X3 → MNRLSSSVPVDEYLADSSVLVYLSDAVTQLLEHKEEYTQFGVVRYFAEYFSSVKNSNHVLFREYSYIRATLHNRASFIRVFWRCYRQIGKSGDMLSMLEYRSLLQLLCPDFPVEVVQSAARIVLMDDAIDCLMSFPDFLYAFQLQFYYQEFLDSVLAIYQDLLAGKSPNTVIVPTSTSIELLHSVTAEENEKAGQQQDGVESSTLAECVEALCDRFKHCHPSRSCMKEVFNQTEKVCYFSFLMSLAKHETINETIGLIYTAFNP, encoded by the exons ATGAACCGTCTAAGTTCCTCCGTGCCCGTGGACGAGTACCTCG CGGACAGCAGCGTGTTAGTGTACCTCAGCGACGCGGTGACCCAGCTGCTCGAGCACAAGGAGGAGTACACGCAGTTCGGGGTGGTCCGCTACTTCGCTGAATA tttcaGCAGTGTAAAAAACAGCAACCACGTCCTTTTCAGGGAGTACAGTTACATCAGAGCCACTCTTCACAACAGAGCCTCCTTCATCAGAGTCTTCTGGAGGTGCTACAGGCAGATCGGCAAGAGCGGAG ACATGCTGTCAATGCTGGAGTACAGGTCTCTGCTCCAGTTACTGTGCCCAGACTTCCCAGTGGAGGTGGTTCAGAGTGCAGCCAG AATTGTCCTGATGGATGATGCCATAGATTGTCTCATGTCTTTCCCTGACTTCCTTTATGCCTTCCAGCTTCAGTTCTACTACCAAG AGTTCCTGGACAGTGTGCTGGCAATCTATCAGGATCTGTTAGCTGGGAAGAGTCCTAATACGGTTATTGTCCCCACTTCCACATCAATCGAGCTGCTCCATTCTGTGACGGCCGAAGAGAACGAGAAGGcggggcagcagcaggatggGGTGGAGTCGTCCACCCTGGCTGAGTGTGTGGAGGCCCTGTGTGACAGGTTTAAACACTG TCATCCATCCAGATCCTGTATGAAAGAAGTCTTCAATCAGACTGAGAAAGTCTGTTATTTCAGCTTTCTGATGAGTCTAGCCAAACATGAGACCATCAATGAAACTATTG GCCTCATTTACACCGCTTTCAACCCCTGA